Proteins from one Amycolatopsis benzoatilytica AK 16/65 genomic window:
- a CDS encoding universal stress protein: protein MAVYRTVVVGTDGSDSSFAAVDKAAGVAAAAGASLVVVCAYHPASRHDVELAQDQLGEEAYQVVGSAPAEDTLQSARDRAIRAGAEKVDTLAVEGEPVDTLRKVVKDREADLLVVGNRGLNTLAGRILGSVPSEVARKSGVDVLIVHTT from the coding sequence ATGGCTGTCTATCGGACTGTGGTGGTGGGCACGGACGGATCCGACTCGTCCTTCGCCGCGGTGGACAAGGCCGCTGGGGTGGCCGCGGCCGCCGGGGCGTCCCTGGTCGTCGTGTGCGCCTACCACCCCGCCAGCCGTCATGACGTGGAACTCGCCCAGGACCAGCTGGGCGAGGAGGCTTACCAAGTGGTCGGCTCCGCGCCCGCGGAGGACACCCTGCAGTCCGCGCGGGACCGGGCGATCCGGGCCGGTGCGGAGAAGGTCGACACACTGGCCGTCGAAGGCGAGCCGGTGGACACCCTGCGCAAGGTCGTGAAGGACCGCGAGGCGGACCTGCTGGTGGTCGGCAACCGCGGCCTCAACACGCTCGCCGGCCGGATACTGGGCTCGGTGCCGTCGGAGGTGGCCCGCAAGTC